In Halobacteroides halobius DSM 5150, the genomic window AACATGAGCCAGGAATTACTGGTGAGAATTTCTTACAATTGTTAGAAAGAAGATTAGATAATGTTGTTTATAGATTAGGGTTTGCTACATCTAGAAATGAAGCTCGACAATTTGTAAGACATGGCCATATCTTAGTAAATGGTAGCAGATTAGATATTCCATCTTATCGAGTTAAGACAGATGATAAGATTGAGGTTGCAGAAGATAGTAAAAGTATGAAGCGGATGAAAGAAATTGCAGAGTATAACGAAGAGAAAGAGTTACCTTCATGGTTACAGGTTGATTTTAATAAGTTAGAAGGAACAGTGTTAACTGAGCCTGTAAGAGATGAAATTGATTTACCAATTCAAGAACAGTTAATTGTAGAGTTTTACTCTAGATAAAATTAATTATTGGTTTGGTAAGACTATCTTATTACCCTCAGCAGTCTGATTAATAGAAAAGGGGGAGAAATGTTAATGATTGAGATTGAGAAGCCAAATATAGAACGTGTTGAAGCAGATGAGACTTATGGAAAATTTGTTATTACTCCCTTAGAGAGAGGTTATGGAGTCACTCTTGGTAATTCATTACGTAGAATTATGTTATCTTCTATTCCTGGTGCAGCTATAACTTCAATTAAGATTGATGGTGTACATCATGAGTTTTCTACTGTACCTGGAGTAGTAGAAGATGTAGCTGATATTATTTTGAACTTAAAAGAATTGGTTATTAAAATGGATGATGAGGAACCTCAAACAATTCGAGTTACAAAAGATAAAGCAGGAAAAGTTACCGGGGGCGACTTTCAAGTTAGTGGTAATGTTGAGATTCTTAATCCAGAGTTAGAGATTGCTACATTATCTGATGAAGCTGAGTTTAATTTAGAAGCAACAGTTGAACAAGTTCGAGGTTATGTTGTAGCTGAAGAAAACAAGTCAGAAGAAAATGTAATAGGAGAAATTGCTGTTGATTCTTCTTTTTCTCCAATTAATAGAGTTAATTTTGATGTAAGTGATACACGGGTAGGAGATAGAAGTAATTTAGATGAACTAACTTTGGAGTTATATACTGATGGTAGTATTAATCCAGAAGACGCTATTAGTCTAGCAGCTAAAGTATTGGATGAACACTTAGACCTATTAATTAATCTTAATGAAGAGATTAATGAAGTTGATATTATGGTCGAAAAAGAAGAAGAAGAAAAGAATGAAATTTTAGAAACTACTATTGAAGAGTTAGATTTATCTGTTAGATCTTCTAATTGCTTGAAGCGAGCTGGAGTAGATACTGTTGAGGAATTAACAACTACTACTGAAAATGAATTAATGCAGATTAGAAATTTAGGTAAGAAATCATTACAGGAAATTAAAGCTAAATTAGCTGAACTTGATTTAACTTTAAAGCAACCTGAACTATAATAGAATATTGTAGGATATAGGAGGTGGGATATAT contains:
- a CDS encoding DNA-directed RNA polymerase subunit alpha → MIEIEKPNIERVEADETYGKFVITPLERGYGVTLGNSLRRIMLSSIPGAAITSIKIDGVHHEFSTVPGVVEDVADIILNLKELVIKMDDEEPQTIRVTKDKAGKVTGGDFQVSGNVEILNPELEIATLSDEAEFNLEATVEQVRGYVVAEENKSEENVIGEIAVDSSFSPINRVNFDVSDTRVGDRSNLDELTLELYTDGSINPEDAISLAAKVLDEHLDLLINLNEEINEVDIMVEKEEEEKNEILETTIEELDLSVRSSNCLKRAGVDTVEELTTTTENELMQIRNLGKKSLQEIKAKLAELDLTLKQPEL
- the rpsD gene encoding 30S ribosomal protein S4; protein product: MARYTGPVCKLCRREGEKLFLKGERCHSDKCAIERRPYAPGEHGQGRRGKLSEYGVQLREKQKVRRAYGVLENQFRRYFEEAEHEPGITGENFLQLLERRLDNVVYRLGFATSRNEARQFVRHGHILVNGSRLDIPSYRVKTDDKIEVAEDSKSMKRMKEIAEYNEEKELPSWLQVDFNKLEGTVLTEPVRDEIDLPIQEQLIVEFYSR